The genomic DNA TCTAAAACACCAAATTTACTGTCTAAATCAACCATTCAATATCACAATATTAAACAACTTGGTCACAATAAATATAAAGTTGTTGGTGGTAATGGTGGCACTGTCAAATTGCATTTACCTAAATCTTTACGCCAGAAATATGATGATTTCTATGTCACTATGAAAATTAAACGTGGCAATCCTGACAGCAATTATACTGTAGCTGTAAATAATTACGCTAACAATCGTCTATTTAATAATTCAACGTATCGTACTGGGGTTGATACTCAGTTATATCGCACACAACCCGATAAAAATGGTGATATTCAGATTATGTTATCACCAAATGGTGAATTTTATATGGATTTACAGCAATTAAATGGCGAAAATTATGATACGCTAAAAAAAGCACATCAACATGCAGATTTCAACTCTGAATATAAAGATATTAAAAATGGTGTTGAAGTATCATTAGCTAAACATACTAAAGGTGTGGCAACCATTAACATACCTTACCGTGAAGGTATGCGTGCCTACGTCGATGGTACACGCGTCACCCCATTTAAAGTCAACTATATGATGACTGGTGTGCACGTTGATAAAGATGCTAAAAACATCACAATTAAATATCAACCACCTTATTGGAATACGATGATTTTTATTTCATTAGTAAGTATCATCATTAGCATTCTATTTGTAAGATTTAGTAATTCAAAAAAGAGAAAGATGAGGAAATAAATTGATTAAGAAAATTTGGACGAAACCTTTGTGGACGCTTGGTTTCATATTTATAATTGCTAATCTTGTATCTTTAACAATATATTATCCGTTTATTCGAGATTACGTGAAAGATGGCGCTGTATTTAGTGGTTCTGGAGATGGTTTCAGACAAATGATGCCTTTCCAATTATATTTATACGACCATTTTTCTCATTTTAAAGGATTTTATGATCAATCTTTTGGTTTGGGTGGAGATTACGTTAAAGGATTAGCCTACTACTATTCCTTATCACCTATGATGTGGGCTAATTTCATTGTGGTCTGGCTTGGTGAACATATATTACATTGGCAGCCACAAGAAATTAGTTTTTGGCCTACAAATCAGCTTGTCGTGGCATATGCACGTACTGTCATTACTTTTATTTGTGCGTTTTATTATTTTAGATATTTAAAATTAAAACCTGCACCACTTTTAATAGCAACAATTTTATATGGTGCATCAACTGTAGTACTTTATTATAACTTTACGTGGTCCTTTTACGGCGATTTGTTAATTTTATTACCCTTGTCGTTATGGGGTATGGAACGACTATTTCAACGCGGTAAAATTGGCCTATTCATTTTTGCCGTAGCTTTAACGTTATTTTCTAATTTCTATTTTAGCTATTACCAAGCAATTGTCTTAGGTATCTATTTTGTATTACGAACGATATTTAAATATCGTTACGATATCGTCACACGTTGGCAAAAATTTTATCTATTATCCATAGGTACAATATTAGCGTTACTTTCTAGTATCTTAGGTTTTTATACTGGGGTATCCTCATTTTTAAATAATGATCGTCAGCAGAATAATGATTTTAAAATAACTTTATTTACAGATTTAACTAAAAATAATTATTACATCTTTTCTAATGGATTTTATGTCACTATTTCATTAATTGCCTTGGTCGCTCTATTAACGCCTAAACTATATAAACATTATTACTATAAAATATTTGCTATTATTACTTGGTTCTTACTCATTGGTTCATTATCTCAATATTTTGATAGTGCTTTTAATGGATTTTCATTACCACAACGTCGTTGGGTATATTTCCTAGTACTATCTACTAGTGCATTGATTGCCTTGTATATTCATCACTTATCAGAATTGACGATGTTCCAGTATTTATTCGCTGCTATTCCAATATTCATTTTAGGCACCATTCGATATATCATCGCTGATAATTTTGTAAATTGGATGATTGTGGCCTTATTTATCATTATTGTGCTGGCATTACTTGTTTATAAAAAACAATTGCTCAGTAAGCCCATTGTACTTGTAGGGATTGTGCTTCTCTTCTTCTGTCAACAAGTGATTATGACTCATGATTCAAGCGCACGCACCATCAAGCCTTATACAGCCACAACTCATTTCATGAATGATTCTAGCTACCATAATCAAGCACTAGCTAAAAAGATTGATACTTTAAATGATAAACATGCTAATGATCCTTTTCATCGTATAGATTATATGTCTATGTATGCTTTGAATTCACCATTTATTTATCACTATAATGGTATTTCATTATATTCTAGCATTTTCGATGGAGCTATTTTGAACTATTATGATAAGCAAATGCAAATTAATATGCCCGTTGATAAAAACAGTACCTATCGCTATTTAGGTAATCGCGCTAACTTAGAAGCATTATGGAACGTCCATGATCGTTTCCGTCATCCAAACGATTTGAATATGCCTTATGGCTTTGAAAAGGCAGAGACCATTAAGAACGGCAAAGACAAATTAATACATTCCACAAATACTATCGACTATCCTGCGGCTCACGTTACCGATAAAGTATATGACGCAAGTGACCTTAAGTCACCAATAGATCGAGAACAGGCAATGTTACAAGGCGTCGTCTTTAATGATAAATCAGTAAAAACCAATACTTCATTCAAAGCGAATAAGAATTTACTGAATAATGCACAAATGTCTACAAATGATGCTACTTGGCATAAAAATAACCATGTAACCGTTCATAAAAATGATGGTGGGATTACGTTAGCTTTACCGAAGTCCATGGCGACTCAATATAAAGATATGTATGTTGAAATGGATGTAGAATTACTTTCACCAGATAAAGCACACACTGTTGGCGTAAATGAATATGCACAAGATCGTAATCCACTTAGTTATAAATATCGTCGTTTCGT from Staphylococcus taiwanensis includes the following:
- a CDS encoding YfhO family protein, giving the protein MIKKIWTKPLWTLGFIFIIANLVSLTIYYPFIRDYVKDGAVFSGSGDGFRQMMPFQLYLYDHFSHFKGFYDQSFGLGGDYVKGLAYYYSLSPMMWANFIVVWLGEHILHWQPQEISFWPTNQLVVAYARTVITFICAFYYFRYLKLKPAPLLIATILYGASTVVLYYNFTWSFYGDLLILLPLSLWGMERLFQRGKIGLFIFAVALTLFSNFYFSYYQAIVLGIYFVLRTIFKYRYDIVTRWQKFYLLSIGTILALLSSILGFYTGVSSFLNNDRQQNNDFKITLFTDLTKNNYYIFSNGFYVTISLIALVALLTPKLYKHYYYKIFAIITWFLLIGSLSQYFDSAFNGFSLPQRRWVYFLVLSTSALIALYIHHLSELTMFQYLFAAIPIFILGTIRYIIADNFVNWMIVALFIIIVLALLVYKKQLLSKPIVLVGIVLLFFCQQVIMTHDSSARTIKPYTATTHFMNDSSYHNQALAKKIDTLNDKHANDPFHRIDYMSMYALNSPFIYHYNGISLYSSIFDGAILNYYDKQMQINMPVDKNSTYRYLGNRANLEALWNVHDRFRHPNDLNMPYGFEKAETIKNGKDKLIHSTNTIDYPAAHVTDKVYDASDLKSPIDREQAMLQGVVFNDKSVKTNTSFKANKNLLNNAQMSTNDATWHKNNHVTVHKNDGGITLALPKSMATQYKDMYVEMDVELLSPDKAHTVGVNEYAQDRNPLSYKYRRFVTPVTMRVKSSDALKVHLSKGNYRLSIKGIYGENYRTLKHASNDLTPVKVKSNRNGYTITKPKQSSGYVILPTAYAKGMHATVDGRKVEVKQANGIMTAIPVSKNDTHIRLTYTPPYFYPLMIISVMGLVGSIIFSLWLKRKYNA